AGTGTAGGCTGACCATGTTGGGCTTGGTGTGCTTCAGATGATGAAGTCCAAAGGGTTGAAGGTGAATCCCAGGGAGATCGCTGAGAAGATCGTCCAGAACCTCCCCGACAACGAGCTGATCGAGAAGACGGAGATCGCTGGACCAGGTTTGTGAAATGAGAAAACAGTCAAACACTGTGAGGAAGGGATATGACAAGCTATTCAGCTACAGGTGATGAATACAGGTGATGAATACAGGTGATAGCTACAGGTGATAGCTACAGGTGATAGCTACAGGTGATAGCTACAGGTGATAGCTACAGGTGATAGCTACAGGTGATAGCTACAGGTGATAGTCTTCCTGCTGCTCCCACATGACACCTGTCCCTTTTCAGGGTTCATCAACATCCACCTGAAGAGGACCTTTGTGTCCAAGCTGCTGACCAACCTGCTGGTCAACGGGGTCCAGCCCCCATCCCTGGCCTCCAggaagaaggtgtgtgtgtgaggcaggggggaAGGACACCTCGGGTCATCTGAGGCCAGGGGGCGAGGAggccaacaccatcaccaggaGAGGACCACCAGATAGACTGTTGAGGCtgatgaccgtgtgtgtgtgtgtgtgtgtgtgtgtgtgtgtgtgtgtgtgtgtgtgtgtgtgtgtgtgtgtgtgtgtgtgtgtgtgtgtgtgtgtgtgtgtgtgtgttcaggtggtgGTGGACTTCTCCTCCCCCAACATCGCCAAGGAGATGCACGTGGGTCACCTCCGCTCCACCATCATCGGGGACAGCATGTGTCGCCTGTTTGAGTTCCTGGGCTACGACGTGCTGAGGTGAGCGCCAGgaaacctcaacacacacacactatacacaacacacaccagcataccACAATCACACAGCACACTAGCACTACTAACCAGCCTGTGCCCTCCAGGTTGAACCATGTGGGGGACTGGGGAACCCAGTTTGGGATGCTCATCGCCCACCTGCAGGACAAGTTCCCAAACTACCTGACTGTGTCCCCGCCCATAGGAGACCTGCAGTCCTTctacaaggtacacacacacagtcacacacactcactgtggtCATGGAGGTGGAAACACCTTATAGGTCAGTTCAAGCCTgaatcctctctcttctcttcctcccccccgtcTGTGTCAGGAGTCAAAGAAGCGTTTCGATGAGGACGAGGTCTTTAAGAAGCGAGCGTACCAGTGCGTGGTCAAACTGCAGAGCAAAGAGCCGGAATTCATCAAGGCCTGGAACCTCATCTGTGATGTCTCCAGGAatggtgcgcgcgtgtgtgtgcgcgtgtgtgtgtgagagaatgttctgtgtgcgtgagagtgtcCTGGATGAACTCACTGAGAACTGCAGTAATGAGGACTTATCTGATGTTCTAGAGAACGTTCATTTCTGTCAGTGTAGTGTACTGTATCGATTCAGCTTAATTgaagtgtgtgcttgcttgtgtgtgtgtgtgtgtgtgtgtgtgtgtgtggaagggcacAGCCGGCCCCAGGCTGCGGCGCACTATCATGTGATATCTGTGAGGAGCTAGACCTACtcaccccctctttccccccctcccctccctccctcctccagagttCCAGAGGGTGTACAGCTGTCTGGACGTGCACatcctggagagaggggagtcgtTCTACCAGGACATGATGACTGCGGTGGTGCAGGAGTTCGACCAGAAAGGTCAGCCTGCCGCCGAACCCCCCGAACCACGCTCATCTCTTATTAacggtgtctctgtgtgtggagagagtctccctgcatctcctcaGCGGCAGCAGGTGTAGTGTGCTCTTGTGGCCGCCAGGGGGCACTGTTGTACTAGGAAAATACTGATTCTCcacctctggttctctctctgtgtgtgtgtgtgtgtgtgtccaggcctggCTCAGATGGACGAGGGCCGTAAGATCGTGTTCTCCCCGGGCTACAGTGTGCCCCTCACCGTGGTCAAGTCTGACGGCGGCTTCACCTACGACACGTCCGACCTGGCCGCCCTGCGCCAGCGCCTCTTCCTGGAGAAGGCTGACATCATCATCTACGTCACCGACAGTGGACaggtgagggggcgggggcaggtgagggggcggggcctagCAGGGCGCCACATCGTCGTGTAGcaggcgcttttatccaaagaaatgtggagaggggggggatttgaatctGCGATCTTTTGATCTGGGTTGTTGTAAACACTGCTATAcccattttctgtgtgtgtgtgtgtgtaccagtccTCTCACTTCCAGCTGGTGTTTGGTGCAGCTCAGATGATTGGCTGGTATGACCCCAAAGTGACCAGAGTGGAGCATGCAGGCTTCGgagtggtgctgggggaggacaaGTTagtatatctctctctgtctctgtatctctctctgtctctctcttcctctctctttgtatctctctgtctctccctccttctctctgtctccctcttttcctctctgtctctctcactgctaTCGGCGAGGCCTCCTTCGGCTATTCAATTAGAGGCGTCCTGGTTTATGAGTCAGTTAGCTGAATGTATGGAGGTGTCCTGTGCAGCTGTTCCTGGCTCGTTagacagagcccccccccccctccccccctcgttAATTAAATACTGTCCAGCACCGCCCTatctcagggaggggggggcactaACGGGCAGTAAACGCTGGAGGGGGTTATGGTGGCTGTAGGAGCTAGATGAATATAaaggacttttttttttaaagttatgTTTGTTAGTGGCATTTCTGCCTTTATTGTTTGTAAGTCGtcacagtagagagagaggcagggagagaggatgacaaGCAGCTGTTAGCAGATCTaacctgaggtgtgtgtgtgtgtaggaagaaGTTCAAGACTCGTTCAGGAGACACGGTGAGGCTCATggacctgctggaggagggTCTGAAGAGGTCCATGGACaagctgaaggagaaggagagagacaaggtgaGGAGCCGCCCTAAGGCTGAGACACAACCActctctaatacacacacatactgattaacatatatatatatatatatatacacacacacatatatgttgGATACATTCTGTACGTGCTCAGTTAACTAGCTACAGAGAATTCTAATCTTGACCAGAAGCTCCAGTGAGGATGAAGCCTTTTCCCTGTAGGAGGTCTGCTTGCTGTTTGCCTTCTGAACCAAGCCTATAATTGTGAAGGATATGGAAAGTTACGCATGCCGCATTAAATCATGCGGGGGAAAGTTAGCAGGCGTGTGTAACCACGGCGCTCCCGGAGGCGTCATCAATTTAAcaaacggagggagagagagacgcttctgagctctgctgggTGTTTTATTTGGTGAAAGCAGCAGGCAGCGCTAACCCCACCCAgggctgcaccccccccccccctcctgctgctTTGGCCTGATGCCCAACCCTGCCACCTGCTCAGCcagctccctctgctcccccctctcctccctccctgtgcgTGACGGACTGTTTTCTGTGCTTCCCCCAGGTCCTGACCCCCTGTGCGTGACGGACTGTTTTCTGTGCTTCCCCCAGGTCCTGACCCCCTGTGCGTGACGGACTGTTTTCTGTGCTTCCCCCAGGTCCTGACACCCGAGGAGCTGACCAAGGCCCAGCGCTCGGTGGCGTTCGGCTGCATCAAGTACGCCGACCTGTCGCACAACCGCATCAACGACTACGTGTTCTCCTTTGACAAGATGCTGGACGACCGTGGCAACACGGCCGCCTACCTGCTCTACGCCTTCACCCGCATCCGGTGAGTCTCGTCtgggcagcagggagagaggttgCCCCCCTgcaggctaccaatcagaaggttgccgggtcGACtccccggccgtgtcaaatgacgttgtgtccttgggcaaggcacttcaccctacttgcctcggggggaatgtccctgtacttactggaagtcgctctggataagagcgtctgctaaatgattacatgtaaatctaaacctgtgtgtgtgtgtgtgtccgctcaGGTCGATCGCGCGGCTAGCCAACGTGGACGAGGCGTCCCTGCGGAAGGCGGCGGGGAGCACCGAGGTGCCGCTGGCCcacgacaaggagtggaagctGGGCAGGTGCCTCCTGCGCTTCCCCGAGATCCTCCAGAAGATCCTGGAGGATCTGCTGCTGCATACGCTGTGCGACTACCTGTACGAGCTGGCCACCACCTTCACCGAGTTCTACGACAGCTGCTACTGCGtggagaaggacagacagacaggtgcgcGGCGCGAGGAAACTGTCTGTAATCGTACAGGGTGTGTCGCTTAAAGAGTTATCATCAACAGTCACGTCCATCATCgtgaaacaccccccccccccccccccccccgctctctctctctctgtcgtgttGTTTTGCCAATCCTCTGAGGTGTTGGTTCTCCAGACTCATGCAGCGATTTTAAATCTCAATAAGCATCCAGACTTTGTACTctgcagaggggggagaaaatGGGCACTGAATGAGGAAAAACACAGAGGGCATGCTAAGTATGTTAGCGTAGCTAGAGCTATCCTTCCTAGTCAACATACCGAGTTATTAGCATACACCCCTTGGATTCAGATGCTAATTCTAAGTCTTATTTACCCAGGGTgagttagcattagcatgctaTTGGCATCCCAGGCTGCTTCCAAAATGTTAAACTAACATGGCTAGCATAGTGTGAGTGATAAAAGTCCACAGCTGCACATTGTGTATTAGATGTGATGTACGTATTTTCATAAACGTTAAACAATGCTACTAACCAAGCCTGAGAAGTTTGTAGGTCATTTCCTGGGGTGGGGCATCTTGTTCTCTGCGGCAGCAAACGTCCGTACCAAAACATGTACTTTGTCTCTATCTTCCAGGTGAGGTGATAAAGGTGAACATGGGCAGGATGCTTCTATGTGATGCCACGGCTTCCATCATGGCTCAAGGCTTCAACATCCTGGGCATCAACCCTGTCCAGAGGATGTGACCTCATCAACCCTGTCCAGAGGATGTGACCTCAGCAGTGTCGCCACGGCTGCCTTCCCAACATGCTCTTTTTTTTAAAACTGTAAATCAAATAAAAGGACTTCCTGTAAAACGATGTCATCAGGGTTCTCTGCATAAGGTCACAGCTGCTGTCCTGGATGAGTTAAACTCAACATGGTTATTACAGTCAATCCAGATGGGACAAAATAGGGTTTAAATTGAAAGGTAGAAAAGGAGGGGGGTTACCTGCATTTACAGGGATTGTCTATCAAAAAGGTCAGCAAACTGTCACTTCTTTTGTAAGTATGATAAGGCAGAGTATTCAGTTTTATAACTTGGCATCAGCAGAAACAAAACGTACGTTGTCCTTTGGCATTTAGTAGTGTCATAAGGGCTATTACACTGACTAGAAAGATACTTTATAGGAACAAGGCCACAACGGCATGGGATCAAATCCAGCACAGAGCGTAGAGGACAAACACATCCGTGGGCCCAGATCCCTGTATCAACAGCACACTCCCCGACtgtccagatcccctctcccaGCTGGACAGTCGGGGAGTGCACTGCGGCCACAGGAGTCTGAAAAGAAAGTTACCTTTtatcagttttatttataagtCAAGTTGTATTTACAAGTCGAAGAGCAAAAATTGAGCAGTAAGAAGATCCTTCAGCCAGATTCCTTCAGCCACCCAACCTCACCCCTAGCGCTTTTccaggatgaggggggggggagggcagagatgACAGTcactgaggaggggaggggagggagggagggtacatATAGCTGACTGGAAGATTATTTTCCTCCACGCCCCTACCACGCCCTCACCCACCCAACCTCACCCCTTGTGTAAACATGTGTAACCCTAAAGTTAATGGGTGGAACTTGTTAATCTACCACGGGGCAAACAGCGCAGTTCTTTAGTTTAAGAGTTATAAATTGTTCTCATAAATACTTTCCCCCTTATCAATCTTGTTTGATCGTCTCAACTCTGGTTCTTTATACCTCACATTCACGTCTTAGTTATTCGCTGATATGATATTGTGACCGTCTCTTAAACTGCTTTAGGGGGGGATAGCATAATGCGATCTGGGAGATGAATCAATAagatatgtaaatatgtattatgCAAATAGGGGATAAGTGGGCGTTTTGACAGCATGGATAATTCGCCAAGCTTTTGGTAACtgtagcaacaacaaaaaaagatttgtaaaaAGACGGGGAGAGAAAAGCGAGATCAAGAGAGAAGAATTGTTGGTAGTCATCCTCGTCACGTGCCACACTCGGTAATCTCCCGAATGATGTCGACGCACAGTGACATGTCTTACGCCTGTCTGCCAAGCCGCTTCACCATAATAAACATTAAACCACAACAACACGCAGGCCTCGAGAAATGCAACGCTTTAATTAGCTGGTGCCGCTTATAAACTTTGATAACACACAAGGATATTCTCAAGGCTTTTAGACATATTAAATAGATCTCTTTTGTATTATTGAATGCAAATATTcagttaaatatatatatatatatatataatgattTTGAGTAAAATCACCCACACACTGACGTCTATGTACAGTTAAGGTAAAGGA
The nucleotide sequence above comes from Osmerus mordax isolate fOsmMor3 unplaced genomic scaffold, fOsmMor3.pri Scaffold_231, whole genome shotgun sequence. Encoded proteins:
- the rars1 gene encoding arginine--tRNA ligase, cytoplasmic, producing MGDPVTEYTSRLQQQERDIKTLSAEIEGLKNPPSQPVLSPNLDELREENAKLKYRLNILKRSLQEERSQCSKTMMNINQRLQEVFGEAIRAACPDLEDPPLAVTPNQQAKFGDYQCNSAMAMAQMMKSKGLKVNPREIAEKIVQNLPDNELIEKTEIAGPGFINIHLKRTFVSKLLTNLLVNGVQPPSLASRKKVVVDFSSPNIAKEMHVGHLRSTIIGDSMCRLFEFLGYDVLRLNHVGDWGTQFGMLIAHLQDKFPNYLTVSPPIGDLQSFYKESKKRFDEDEVFKKRAYQCVVKLQSKEPEFIKAWNLICDVSRNEFQRVYSCLDVHILERGESFYQDMMTAVVQEFDQKGLAQMDEGRKIVFSPGYSVPLTVVKSDGGFTYDTSDLAALRQRLFLEKADIIIYVTDSGQSSHFQLVFGAAQMIGWYDPKVTRVEHAGFGVVLGEDKKKFKTRSGDTVRLMDLLEEGLKRSMDKLKEKERDKVLTPEELTKAQRSVAFGCIKYADLSHNRINDYVFSFDKMLDDRGNTAAYLLYAFTRIRSIARLANVDEASLRKAAGSTEVPLAHDKEWKLGRCLLRFPEILQKILEDLLLHTLCDYLYELATTFTEFYDSCYCVEKDRQTGEVIKVNMGRMLLCDATASIMAQGFNILGINPVQRM